The window GATCGAAGATCTTTAAAGTTACTTCTCAAATCCGTGCAGGTGTAATCTGGGCGAATACCTATAATAAATTCGACCCGACTTCTCCATTCGGAGGATACAAAGAAAGCGGAGTTGGCAGGGAAGGCGGATTGCACGGTATCATGCCTTATCTGAGCATTCAGAATTAATCATTTTGTAAAAAAGAATATTTGCATTTTAATATAATCGGAGCCAATCATGGATCAGATAGAAAAAAGTAAAATAGAAGAACAAGCAATGGTTCAGTCCAACGGTCAGGCAGGAAAGAGTAAAAGAGTGGATGTGATGAAGACCTATAAATTGTATATCGATGGGAAATTTCCAAGAACGGAATCCGGACGATACTACATTTTGAAAAATTCGGATGGAGATACAATTGCCAATGTTTGTAAATCTTCACGCAAGGATTTCAGGGAGGCTGTTGTTGCCGCGCGTAAAGCGCAGCATGGATGGGCTTCCAAATCAGCTTACAATAAAGGACAGATATTATATCGTATCGCGGAAATGCTGGAGTCAAGAAAAGCTCAGTTTGTCGCTGAACTGGTTTCGCAGGGATGTTCTGAAAGTTCCGCGAATGCGGAGGTAAATCATTCGATCGATCGTCTGGTTTATTACGCAGGTTGGAGCGACAAGTACCAGCAAGTGTTCAGTTCTGTCAATCCTGTCGAATCTTCACACTTTAACTTCTCTGTTCCTGAACCTACAGGTGTAGTGGCTATTTTGTCTCCTGAAAATTTTGGATTGATTGGACTGGTTTCCACAATAGCTCCAGCGATTGTAGGAGGAAATACGGTAATCATACTTGCATCCACAGCATTGCCATTAACTGCAATCACTTTCGCGGAGGTTTTGAATTCTTCCGACGTGCCGGGCGGAGTTGTAAATATTCTGACCGGAGAACGTTCAGAACTACTTTCTCATTTCGCCAATCACATGGATGTAAATGCAGTTGTTTATTGCGGGGATGATGCAGGAGAAATTAAAAAGATCCAGGAACTTGCTTCCCTGAATGTAAAACGTCCATTGATCTATTCAAAAGATGATTGGATGAAAGATGATTCACAAAATCCATATCGTATCATGGATCTTCAGGAAATTAAGACAACCTGGCATCCGATCGGACAATAAACTTTCAGGATTAATTTTCTGAAAAAACAGAAAAGCCCTGACAGGATTCTCCACCTCAATAAATTTAAACCGGGATTGAACCTTCACAAGCACGAACACCGCATCAGCAAGGCAGAACGCTCCGCCTTAATGGGACAAACTCCTCTCATCATCTGGCTTACCGGATTGAGTGGTTCGGGTAAAAGCACCATTGCGGGCTTGTTGGAAGAAGCTTTGTATAAAGAAGGCAAAAAGACTTATCTTCTTGACGGAGATAATGTCCGTTTCGGTCTCAACAAGGATCTTGGATTTTCAGAAGGAGATAGAAAAGAAAATATGCGGCGCATCGCTGAAGTTGCCAAGTTGATGCTTGATGCAGGACTTATCGTAATCACCGCTTTCATTTCACCATTCCGTGAAGAACGAGACCTGATTAGAAAACTTGTCGGTCCCGGTGAGTTCATAGAAGTCTTCATCGATACACCGTTGGAAGAATGTGAAAAACGAGATCCAAAAGGATTGTATAAAAAAGTAAGAACCGGCGAACTTCAACACTTCACCGGCATCGATTCTCCCTATGAAGCTCCATTGCATCCGGAACTAAATATTCAAACCATTAACCAAACACCTGCAGAAAGCGCAAAACAGATTCTTGAGTATCTACAGTCGAGAATAGAAAATAAATAAAATTAAGGGACGAGGGTCGAATTAAATTTCATACCAACAACCCAAAACTAAATCTAAAATCTAGAATCTAAAATCTAAAATCTAATAACCAACAACCAACAATGTTCAGCTACCGTCTCGACCATCTTCGTGAACTTGAATCGGAGAGCATCTTCGTGCTTCGCGAAGTTGCTGCCCAGTTTGAGCGGCCGGCATTGTTGTTTAGCGGAGGAAAAGATTCCATTGTCGTCTCCTATCTGGCGATGAAGGCGTTTTATCCGGCTCGTGTACCATTTCCCTTGTTACACATTGATACCGGACATAATTTTACAGAGACAATAGAGTTTCGGGATCATTGGGTAAAAAAGCTCGACATGAATCTTCTGGTTCGTAAAGTTCAGGATTCAATCGATAAAGGAAGAGTAAAAGAAGAAAAAGGAATTCATGCAAGTCGAAATGCATTACAAACTGTAACATTGTTGGACGCGATCAATGAATTGAAAATTGATGCAGCCATCGGAGGAGCAAGACGAGATGAAGAGAAAGCGCGTGCAAAAGAACGTTTCTTTTCGCATCGTGATGAATTTGGACAATGGGATCCGAAAAATCAACGCCCTGAATTGTGGAATCTTTTTAACGGAAGAAAACACATAGGCGAGCATTTCCGGATTTTTCCGTTAAGTAACTGGACTGAGCTGGATGTATGGCGATATATTCAAAAGGAAAGAATTGAATTGCCCTCATTATACTTCTCACACAAAAGAAAAGTATTTGAAAGAAACGGAAATCTCTATGCACTTGCGGATTTCATGCACCTTGCTCCTGATGAAAAGGCGGAAAATAAAGTTGTCCGCTTCCGAACGATAGGGGACATGACCTGCACCGGTGCAGTTGAATCGACAGCTACTTCCCTGGACGAAATCATCGCGGAAGTCGCTACTTCAAGAGTCACCGAACGCGGAACCCGAATCGACGACCAACGATCTGAATCAGCGATGGAGGATAGGAAGAAGCAGGGGTATTTTTAGTGGTTGGTGCTTGGTGTTTGGTGCTTGGTGGTTAGTGCTTAGTGCTTAGTGGTTGGAGTTTGGCATCGCATACTTGAAACCAGGTATCAAGTATAAAGTAACAGAAATTAATATTTATTTGAAATACGGAGAACTAAAATTAACTCGGAGCCCGGAACTCGAAACACAAAAAAATTTTGTCAAACAGAAGCGACATAGAACTATTGCGATTCACCACTTGTGGAAGTGTTGATGATGGGAAAAGTACACTCATCGGACGCTTGCTGCTGGATACGAAAAACATTTTTGATGATCAATATGCTTCTATCAAATCTACAAGCGAACAGCGTGGGTTTACAGATGTAGATTTGAGTCTCCTCACAGACGGACTTAAAGCTGAGCGGGAACAGGGAATTACTATCGATGTAGCTTATCGCTATTTTTCTACTCCCAAACGAAAATTTATTATTGCCGATACACCCGGGCATATTCAGTATACCCGCAACATGGTGACAGGTGCTTCTACCGCCAACCTGGCGCTAATTCTCATCGACGCCAGAAAGGGAATGGTAGAACAAACCTGTCGTCACGCGTTTATCGCTTCACTCCTTAGAATTCCCCACATTGTTGTTTGTATCAATAAAATGGATTTGGTGGATTACAGTCGTGAAGTGTACGAAAAAATTGTTGATGATTTCCGCATGTTTTCTTCCCGACTCGATGTACAGGATGTTCAGTTTATTCCTGTGAGCGCGAAGTTCGGTGATAATGTTGTGACCCGCTCTCAGAAAATGGATTGGTATGAAGGAACCACATTGATGTTTCATCTCGAAAATGTACACATCAGTGGTGATATCAATCATATCGATTGCAGGTTTCCGATTCAATATGTTGTGCGGCCACAGCAGGATCAATACCACGACTACCGTGGTTATGCAGGAAAAATAGCAGGAGGCGTTTTTCGAAACGGTGATCGTGTCCTGGTGCTGCCTTCCGGATTCAGCAGTCGGATCAAAAGCATTGACACATTTGATGGTGAAGTCATGGAAGCATTCGCGCCAATGTCAGTGACCATGCTTCTGGAAGATGAGATTGATGTGAGCCGGGGCGATATGATTGTGAGAGAAAATAATTCACCCCAGGTAGGACAGGATATCGACCTGATGATCTGCTGGCTCAACGAAAAGAAACTCGAGGTCGGAAACAGGTATTTGTTGAAGCACACTTCCAGAGAAGTACGCTGCATGGTTAAAGACATTCGTTATAAAATAGATATCAATACACTTCGGAGAAACGAAGAAGATAAAATCTTTGGAATGAATGATATTGGTCGCATTCAGTTGCGGACAACTTCTCCTTTATTCTTTGATAGTTACCGGAGAAACAGGAATACAGGAAGTCTGATCCTTATCGATGAGGCAACGAATGAAACTGTCGGAGCAGGAATGATCCTGTAGTTCACTTTTGCCAATATCTTGTAGACTGATTTAAATGACAAACTCCCCTGAAAATTTGTTGATTCATGCCATCTCTGCGGCATTGAAGGCTTCAGTGGAAATTCTGAAAATTTACAATTCTCCTTTTGCTGTTGAAATGAAAGAGGACAAATCTCCCCTGACAGCAGCTGATAAAGCCTCTCATGAAGTGATCTCAACGGAACTGTCAGGATTAGGTATTCCGGTTCTGAGTGAAGAAGGCCAGTTCGATTCTTTCAAAATTCGCGGAGCATGGAGTGAATTCTGGTTGGTTGATCCTTTGGACGGAACAAAAGAATTTATAAAACGAAATGGAGAATTTACCATTAACATTGCCTTACTTGAAAATAATCATCCTGTCATGGGTGTGATCCATATTCCTGTATGGGATGTTCTGTATGCGGCCAATGGCAATTCTCTTTATAGAATTGAAAAAGCTTCACAACAATCCATTCGTTCAATTGTTGATCTCAACAATTTTATACTCACTCCCTCCGTTTCCAATGACCCTCAGGGTTTGGTTCGTGTACTGGCAAGTCGTTCGCACATGTCCCCGGAAACACAGAGCTTTGTGAAAGATCTTGAAAAGAAATATTCAAAAGTAGAACTCCTTTCGGCCGGGAGTGCTTTGAAATTCTGCCTGCTCGCTGAAGGAAAAGCGGATGTATACCCCAGATTCGCTCCAACCATGGAATGGGACACCGCTGCTGGGCATGCTTTGTTAAAAGCTGTGGGAAAGAATATTTTGCTCGTACATTCGGGACTTGAAATGCCTTACAATAAACATTCTCTCGTGAATGATTGGTTCATTGCAAAATAAGCTGAAAGAGTCATTCGATCGCTACCGTACAGATCCTGAATACAGGGAGCTGATTAAAACCAGTTCAGTATCTCTGCTGGTCAGAATGATTGGCGTAGGTACCGGTTTTCTTGTTACGCTGGTGACGAGCCGTTATTTCAGTGCCAATGCTTTGGGTATTGTTTCAATTTGTGTAGCGATACTTTCACTTGCCGGCGTTGCGGGAAAATTGGGACTCGATGTGGCGATGATGCGTTTGGTTGCTGAATATTCCTGGAAGAATGATTTTGCGGCTATCAAAGGACTCTATATTACCGCGCTCCGTTTAATGGTGCCGGTTACACTTTTAATTTCCATTGTTCTTTATTTCAGTGCCGACTGGATGGCAGGAACAATATTCCATAAAGATTATCTTGCTTCCTATCTGCGTATCAATGCTTGGCTCACATTGCCACTTGTTTCTTTACTCTTTCATTCTGAAAGTACACGTGGTTTAAAAAATATTACTTCCTACACATTTTATCAGACGAGTGCCGTATCAACACTTGCTTTGATTCTGCTTGTTGGTGCAGTTTTTACAGGCCATGTAGCCCGTGAAGTTCCTGTGGAGGTTCAGTTTGTAAGCATCGCTGTTGCCGGGGTGTTGAGTCTGTGGTCCTGGTTAAGGGCTAGTCAGTTTACTCTGCATAAAAGCCGGACAGGTGAGAAGTCATCCGGACTACTCAAGATTGCCATGCCAATGTTCACTACAACGGTGTTGCAGTTAATCATGTCCTGGGCAGGAACTCTTATTCTCGCTTCTTACGCGACGGAATCTCAGGTAGGGATTTACAACGCGCTTGTCAGAATTTCTGTTTTCACCAACATTACCATTCTTGCTATCAACAGCATCACCATGCCACGCTTCGCAGAGGCGCATGCCGCCAATGACAGGGATGCATTAAAACGCTATTCACACCAGGCAGCACGTCTTATTTTCCTGACATCACTTCCCATTTTTATCGGGCTCGCCTGTTTTCCGCATTTGATATTATCGGTATTCGGAAAAGAATTTCCCGGGAATGAATCTTCGCTTTATGTGTTACTGGCCGGACAATTTATTGTAGTAGTTTCCGGTTTGCCTGCACAGATTCTGAACATGACCGGCCGACAACACGTACTTCGAAACATTGCCATCGTTTCCTCCATCGCGAATGTTGGATCTTGTTTGCTTTTCATCCCTGCCTGGGGTATTCTTGGAGCCAGTCTGGCCCAGGTAGTAGGCACCCTGATATGGAGTGTATTGTGCATCTGGAATGTAAAAAAGCATTTCGGCTTTTTTACTTTTGCACAGCTGCGTGGCTAAAGAGAATCTTTCTTCTTTTGCCTTGCAATGCACCCGATTACTTAAATTCGTATTCTTCTATCATCTCCTGAAATCCGGAACATGCAGGACCTCACGGCTCCCAATCGTCTGCCACCTTTATTGTCGTACACACTACTCTTCCTGGTGTTCACGTCGACATTCCGGATTTTCGCAACACTTCCACTTGAAAGTCTGCATCAGAGTTTATCAAGTTTCGCGATTATTCTGCTCTCTGTTTATTATCTCTTCAGTTTGTTTCTGAATATCCGCGAGAAAAGAGTCACTCGACTGGATGTACTGATGTGGGTATTTATCCTAGTCAACTTTTTCGCCGCCTACCAGGGTCATGCAATATTCCATCAGCCTTACTATTACGGCATCATGGCTCAGCGATCTGTATTGCTTTCCTTATCCGGAATTCTTCTCATCTCATTATTACGAAAAGGATGGATCACCATAGAACAGGTGGAGAAATCCTTTGTGGCGATATCTTTGACCCTACTGATTATATTTTATTTTTCTTCTTGTTTGTTAATCCGGTAAAATTCACCGACATGGAATTCGTTGCCTATAGCCCGATACGTGGATATCGCTATCGGTTTCAATTTGCTTTGGTAATTATGTTGCTTTTTTATTCCTTGTTCAAGGTCTCTCACGAAAGGAAGAATGGATACATCGCGATTGTTTTGCTCATCATCTTTTACCTGGTGTATTTCCTGCAAAGCAGAACAACACTGGTGGTACTTGCTTTCACACTCATGATTTATTTCTTCCGGAATTTTACCCTCAGAGAGAAAATCCGGAATACACTAATTTATGGAAGTGTGATTCTCGTAGCGGTCATCATCTTGTTCAGTCTCGGATACACTTCACTTTTTGACAAATACCATGTATTGTATTCAAATGTCTACAACATCTTTTTCGGAGAATCATCGGATGAAGCGTCTTCTGCGGTAAGGTTCATGGAATTCAATATTGCCCTCGATTACATCGAGAAAAATCCTATTCTCGGAAATGGTTTTATCAGCAACCAATGGAACGGTGGTTGGCGAGATATCCTTGGTTACTTTTATCCGGTAGATATCGGATTGTTGGGAAATATATTTGTATTCGGATTGCTGGGAACAGTCCTGATTTATTTACCCTATTATTTTTCGCTGAGTATGTCCCGACAAGTCAGATCCAACAATGTATTTTTCAAGACCATCGAATACATGTTGTTGTTTTTCTTTCTCAGTATGTTCTTTTCCGCCGTGAATATCAGAGATTCGAGCAGCATAATGTTTCTGGTCTGCTTGCTTTATTACTTCCGCTATGATTACTTTAGCTCCGGGAATATCGCTCAATACACAACTTCAGAACCTTCGCTCGTATGAAAAACTGGCCCGACTTCCTTGTTGTTGGTTCTGCACGTGCAGGCACAACTTCTTTACAACGTTATTTACGTCAGCACCCTGGTCTTTTTCTCCCCAAACTGAAGGAGCCTTGTTTCTTTTCATTCGCGGAAGATAAAGCAACCTACAAGCACGGTAAATTTGCATTCGCAGTTCGTGATCCAAAAAAATATCTGGACTTATTCGAGACTGCTGAAAAAGAGCAGGTGAGAGGTGAAATTTCTACGCCTTATTTGTATCTGTATGAAAAGACGATTGCGAATATTCGAAAATATCATCCGCATGCTGATCAACTCAAAATCCTGATTTTGCTGCGAAACCCTGCCGATCGCGCATTTTCTCAATATATGTGGAGGGTAAGGGATGGGAGAGAGCCTTTGAGCTTTGAAGAGGCGATTGCAGCCGAACAAAAAAGAAAGCAGGAAGGTTATAGTTTTGATTATTTCTATACTGATCGCGGATTTTATTTTTCACAGGTGAAAGCTTACTTAGATGCATTCCAAAATGTGAAGATTGTTTTGCTGGATGATCTTAAAGAGCGTCCAATGGAAATGCTTTCTGAAATCTGTGAATTTCTTGGTGTTGATGAGCACTTCGATTTTCTTCGTGAAGAAAGCCTGAACTCTTCGTATGAACCTCGCTGGAAATTTATCAGTAAGCTCATCACAGTGGAAAGCAGGACAAAGTTTCGCCTGCTCAATCAACTACCCGATTCCTGGAGACAGGGAATTCGCGAACAATTTCGTCAGTGGAATTCAAGACGCAGTACCCCTGTGAAATTGAAAGCGGAGACAAGGCTCAGCCTGCAAAACCTCTATCGTGAGGATATTCAGAAACTGGAAAAACTCATTCACCGGGATCTTTCCGCCTGGTTACTGCCGGAATGAGTATGCAACATCCATCAGTCGCTATTATTGATCCGGTTGGTGCCAAAGCCGGATTGGATCAGTATAACCTTTCTCTTTTGCAAGAACTAAAATTGCTGGGTTGTAAAGTCCGACTCTTTTCTAATTTTTCTAATTCTGCAATCGAAGGAGAAAATTCATCTTTTTTTAAATTCAAGGAAAAACAAAATCTGTTTTCTGTTTTGTCGCTCATGAACAGCTACAGAAAGGCCTTGAATATTTCAAAACAGAATAAGATTGAATACCTGATTTTTCACATATTTCATTTTAATTATTTTGATGAATGGTTGTTGCGAAAAGCATTTCTGTCAGGCTATAAGATTATTCTGATTATTCACGATGTGGAGAGTTTTATATTTAAGCCTAATGCCGACAGGCTTCAGAGAATATGCGGAGAATATGCATTTCGCCTGGTTGTTCACAATGAGTTTTCAAAAAGTGAATTAATCAAAATATTCCAACCCTCTGTAAACAAGAATGTCACAGTCATTCCGCACGGAAATTACATTGCGTTGGCAGAATCTAAAATTTCCAAAGACAAAGCAAGAACTGAACTAGGTTGGGATCAAAATGGTAAGTATGTATTATTCTTTGGAATGATAAAACAAACAAAAGGACTGGATGTATTGTTGAATGCATTACCCAAAACAAATCCGTCGTGTAAACTTGTTATCGCCGGTCGTTTGCGGAAACATTCTTTCAGTATTTACAATGAAATTATCCGCCGTGAAAAATTGACGGGAAGAATTCTCTTGAAAATCCATCACATTTCCAATGAAGAAAGAAATCTTTTGTTCTCCGCTGCGGATTTGATTGTACTCCCATACCGTAAAATATATCAAAGTGGAATTTTGCTGATGGCCATGAGTTATGGACTTCCGATCATTGCATCACGATTGCCGGCAATGGAGGAAATTATCCATCATGGTGAGAATGGATACTTGTTTGAAGCAGGAAATCAGAATCAGCTGTCGGAACAAATTAATTACTTGTTAGGGGATCCTTCACTTGGTAAGAAATTGGCCGGACAAGCATTCACCGACAGTGCAAAACATCATGACTGGAAGTCGATTGCCGCTTCTTTTTATTCCTTATTTTCCTGAAATGAAAATTGCGATCATTGGTTCCCGCGGAATCCCGGCACGTTATGGAGGCTTTGAAACATTTGCGGAGCATCTGGCAATGGATCTTGTCAGACATGGCCATGAAGTTACTGTAGTTGTGAGTAAAAATCATCCTGGACTTGAAACACTGGATTCAAGAATAAAAATCATCCAATCAGCCTATAAAAAAAGTGTTCATCCCGTGTGGTATTACTGGGATTCCCTGCGTCTGACCAAAGGAAAACAGGATATTGTCCTGGTGTGTGGAGTAGGTGGGGCACTATTTTATCCGATGTACAGAAGTGCCAAAACACAACTGATCACCAATGTCGATGGACTTGAACACCTGCGTACGAAATTTTCAAGAGTGAAAAAAAGTTATGTAAGACTGGCGCAACGATTAACCAGACAATACAGTCAGCACATCATTGCGGATGGTACAGGAGTTCGTGATTTCTGGACGCGATCTCTTCATGTTCCGGAAAGTAAAATTTCTGTCATCGAATACGGTGCGGATGAACCAATGAAATTCCGTACTGAAGATTTGGCTAATTATGGTGTAGCGCAAGGCGGATATTATCTAATTGTGGCCCGACTGGTTCCTGAAAATCATATTCGTGAAATTGTGGAGGGTTATTTGCAAACTTCCACTTCCAGGAAATTAATTGTTGTTGGCGGGACTGATAATTCCAATTATGTAAGGGAGATCTTGAAACTGCAAAGTCCAAATGTGAAATTCGTTGGCGGGATCTATGACAAACAGATTCTGGATTCTTTGCGCATTGGAGCTTTCGCGTATTTGCACGGGCACAGTGTTGGAGGGACAAATCCTTCTTTGCTTGAAGCTATGATCACTGGTGCTGTATGTGTTTGTCATGATAATAAATTTAACAGGGAAGTAACAGCAAATTCGCAATTGTACTTTACTTCTGTTCCGGAGCTGGCAAGACAGCTTGAAGCGCTGGAGCATTTGTCTGATGAAAAAATATCGGGGTATAAACATTCCGCTATTCAACGTGTGAGATCCTATTATACCTGGGAAAGAATTTGTTCTGTTTACCGCAACCTCTTTGAGAAAATCCATGGGCGAAGTGAAAAATGATATTTCTTTTTCAGAGTTCGGTGATCCGGATTTTCACAGGCTTATTCAACTGACTGAAAATACCTATCCCGGTCAGGACATTTCAAAACCTGCTTATCTTGATTGGGAGTATTTGCGGAATCCGGATGGAAAGGCAATTGTTTTTGTTGCTGAAAAATTTAACGAGTTGTATTCTCAATACATCATTCTTCCCAGGAAATATTTTGCAAATACCAAAGTGCTGAATGGATCTTTGTCTGTGAATACACTCACGCATCCGGATGCCCGCGGACAGGGATTATTTCCAAAACTCGCGGAGCTGACATACGATAAAGCGAGCCGACAGGATATTCAGTTCACTGTTGGTTTTCCTAATCCTGTTTCATCCCCGGTTTTTCGTTCCAAATTAAATTTTAATACACTTGGATATCTTCCGGTTTATGTGAAGATTCTCAAGCCATTGAATGTTCTGAAAAAATATTTCTCCAAAGGAAATTTGAAGCGGGGAGAAGAACAGCAAATTGAATTTCCGAATTCAGAAAACAGGGATGGATTCACAATTGATCTGTTCGATCCCGAAAAGGATGCATCAGACTTCGAAAAGTTTCATCAGAAATTTTTAAAGGATAAAAAATATTGCACACTTCGTGATCTTGCTTATATCAAATGGAGATATCTGGATATTCCGTCAAGAAATTACCGGACGTATATGATCACGAAAGACGGCTTAATCAATGCGATTATTGTTTTTCGGATCACTGAATTTTTCGGTTTGAAAACAGTCAGCATTCTGGAGTTGATGAAATATGATGAGCCGGAATCAGAAACCTCTGCTAGGGTTCTATTAACCTGGCTGTCCGGACAGGCTAAAATTCATCAACTTGACCTGATCATGATGGTATTTCAGGACCTCTCAACAGGGAAAATCACTCCTTCCAGACTCGGTTTTCTTCCGGTTCCTTCCAGGTTTTTGCCTCAACCATTGGAATTCATTCTAAGAATTCACCACGAAAAGGCGAATATTCGGGGTATTTTGGACTTCAAAAATTGGTATCTCAGTCTTGGGGATCTGGATACCTTTTGAAATACCATCTTTTTTACATTCATAAACAGTTGAATAACAGGTATATATAGTTTTAAATTGGCTTTATGGGAACCTGATTCTTTTACCTTCCCCATTACATCCTCATCTGATCACAAATTCATAAATATCAGCGTCCCGAGAGGGTGGTATCGATTATTATCGTACCTTTGTCACACATCAATTAATATAATACAACACAATCAATTAAAATGGAAAAAGGAATTGTAAAATTCTTTAATGAAACCAAAGGATTTGGCTTTATTAAAATGAGTAGCTCTGATAAAGAGGTATTTGTACACGTAACTGGTCTGAAAGAAGAAATTCGTGAAAATGACGAAGTAGTATTCGACCTCCAGGAAGGTAAAAAAGGTTTAAATGCTGTGAACGTACGCCTCGCGTAATTTCATTCGTTATACTTTACCGGAAAAGCCTCTCGAAATTCGAGGGGCTTTTTTCATTTCCTACCTTTGTATCCAGCTTTTTTCTGATGAATATTCTCACGATCGATCTCGAAGACTGGTTCCACATCCTGGATCATCCTGCGACCGAACGGCCTGAACAATGGTCAGGGTTCGAGTCGAGACTGGAAGGTAATGTAGATCGTTTGCTGGATTTGCTTGATGAACACCAACAACAGGCAACATGGTTTTGCCTCGGCTGGATCGCGAAAGAGTATCCTGCCATTGTAAAAAAAGTTGCCGCGAAACACGAGATTGCCTGTCATTCGGATATACATCAGCTGGTGTATACCCAATCACCTGCAACTTTCAGAGAAGACACACTCACTGTGATGAAACGACTGGAAGATCTTTGCGGAAAGAAAATGAACGCTTACCGTGCATCAGGATTTTCAATCACCGAAGAGACTTCATGGGCATTTGAAATCCTGAAAGAATGCGGAATCACAGTGGATTGTTCTGTTTTTCCGGCAAGCCGTAACCATGGTGGGTTTCAGAAATTCGGAACTGCGCAGCCATGCCGAATTTCAGTTGGCGGGACTTTTCTAAAGGAATTCCCGCTGAACACGGTGCGTTTGATGGGAAAGGAAATTGTTTTCTCCGGAGGAGGATATTTCCGTGCATTGCCTTATGCATACATTCATTCGCAAATGAAAAAGTCGGAATACGTGATGACTTATTTTCATCCGCGTGATTTTGACCCTCAGCAACCTGTCCTCCAAACATTACCATTTAAAAGAAAGCTGATGTCGTATGTAGGCCTGAAAGGAGCTTTGCCAAAGTTTAAGAAACTATTGAGCGATCATTCTTTTGTTGATGTAAGAACAGCGGAACAGCAAGTCAAATGGGATCATACACCGGTTGTTTATTTGTGATTAGAAAATCCGTTCAATTATATTGTTTGTGATTTAATATCAATTTTAACACAGAGTATCACAGAGTACACACAGAGTTACACAGATTATTAAGGGTTGAATCTCCTCTATGTTACTCTGTGTGTACTCTGTGATACTCTGTGTCTAAAAAAATAATTATCCTAACGTTCAGAATTCCCATGTTTAGATTAGGATTTGTATATTTGAACAAACCCGCACAGAAGTTTCTCTATTAATTTCAGCAAGCAATTTTTTATGAAAATATCCTTACGGTTCTTCATCCTCTTGCTCCTTTTCGCAAATCATCTCTTTGCCCAGGAATTTCTATTTCCACTCAACCGCGACATGAATACCCGCATTGGCGCTATTCTCAACAAGGATACAAGCGGACTTCATACCAGCATTCAACCCATGATTGTACCGGAATTGAATAGCATTGCATCCCTGGATACTGTTCTTGCCGCTGATCTGAAAGATTACAAATTCTACAAAACATGGGTAGGAAGAAAACTCCGCAAAGAACATTTTCTTGCCGTCGATGCCGATGATATCAAATTATCTGTTGATCCT of the Bacteroidota bacterium genome contains:
- a CDS encoding aldehyde dehydrogenase family protein produces the protein MVQSNGQAGKSKRVDVMKTYKLYIDGKFPRTESGRYYILKNSDGDTIANVCKSSRKDFREAVVAARKAQHGWASKSAYNKGQILYRIAEMLESRKAQFVAELVSQGCSESSANAEVNHSIDRLVYYAGWSDKYQQVFSSVNPVESSHFNFSVPEPTGVVAILSPENFGLIGLVSTIAPAIVGGNTVIILASTALPLTAITFAEVLNSSDVPGGVVNILTGERSELLSHFANHMDVNAVVYCGDDAGEIKKIQELASLNVKRPLIYSKDDWMKDDSQNPYRIMDLQEIKTTWHPIGQ
- the cysC gene encoding adenylyl-sulfate kinase, which produces MNFLKKQKSPDRILHLNKFKPGLNLHKHEHRISKAERSALMGQTPLIIWLTGLSGSGKSTIAGLLEEALYKEGKKTYLLDGDNVRFGLNKDLGFSEGDRKENMRRIAEVAKLMLDAGLIVITAFISPFREERDLIRKLVGPGEFIEVFIDTPLEECEKRDPKGLYKKVRTGELQHFTGIDSPYEAPLHPELNIQTINQTPAESAKQILEYLQSRIENK
- the cysD gene encoding sulfate adenylyltransferase subunit CysD, giving the protein MFSYRLDHLRELESESIFVLREVAAQFERPALLFSGGKDSIVVSYLAMKAFYPARVPFPLLHIDTGHNFTETIEFRDHWVKKLDMNLLVRKVQDSIDKGRVKEEKGIHASRNALQTVTLLDAINELKIDAAIGGARRDEEKARAKERFFSHRDEFGQWDPKNQRPELWNLFNGRKHIGEHFRIFPLSNWTELDVWRYIQKERIELPSLYFSHKRKVFERNGNLYALADFMHLAPDEKAENKVVRFRTIGDMTCTGAVESTATSLDEIIAEVATSRVTERGTRIDDQRSESAMEDRKKQGYF
- the cysN gene encoding sulfate adenylyltransferase subunit CysN — translated: MSNRSDIELLRFTTCGSVDDGKSTLIGRLLLDTKNIFDDQYASIKSTSEQRGFTDVDLSLLTDGLKAEREQGITIDVAYRYFSTPKRKFIIADTPGHIQYTRNMVTGASTANLALILIDARKGMVEQTCRHAFIASLLRIPHIVVCINKMDLVDYSREVYEKIVDDFRMFSSRLDVQDVQFIPVSAKFGDNVVTRSQKMDWYEGTTLMFHLENVHISGDINHIDCRFPIQYVVRPQQDQYHDYRGYAGKIAGGVFRNGDRVLVLPSGFSSRIKSIDTFDGEVMEAFAPMSVTMLLEDEIDVSRGDMIVRENNSPQVGQDIDLMICWLNEKKLEVGNRYLLKHTSREVRCMVKDIRYKIDINTLRRNEEDKIFGMNDIGRIQLRTTSPLFFDSYRRNRNTGSLILIDEATNETVGAGMIL
- the cysQ gene encoding 3'(2'),5'-bisphosphate nucleotidase CysQ encodes the protein MTNSPENLLIHAISAALKASVEILKIYNSPFAVEMKEDKSPLTAADKASHEVISTELSGLGIPVLSEEGQFDSFKIRGAWSEFWLVDPLDGTKEFIKRNGEFTINIALLENNHPVMGVIHIPVWDVLYAANGNSLYRIEKASQQSIRSIVDLNNFILTPSVSNDPQGLVRVLASRSHMSPETQSFVKDLEKKYSKVELLSAGSALKFCLLAEGKADVYPRFAPTMEWDTAAGHALLKAVGKNILLVHSGLEMPYNKHSLVNDWFIAK
- a CDS encoding flippase: MIGSLQNKLKESFDRYRTDPEYRELIKTSSVSLLVRMIGVGTGFLVTLVTSRYFSANALGIVSICVAILSLAGVAGKLGLDVAMMRLVAEYSWKNDFAAIKGLYITALRLMVPVTLLISIVLYFSADWMAGTIFHKDYLASYLRINAWLTLPLVSLLFHSESTRGLKNITSYTFYQTSAVSTLALILLVGAVFTGHVAREVPVEVQFVSIAVAGVLSLWSWLRASQFTLHKSRTGEKSSGLLKIAMPMFTTTVLQLIMSWAGTLILASYATESQVGIYNALVRISVFTNITILAINSITMPRFAEAHAANDRDALKRYSHQAARLIFLTSLPIFIGLACFPHLILSVFGKEFPGNESSLYVLLAGQFIVVVSGLPAQILNMTGRQHVLRNIAIVSSIANVGSCLLFIPAWGILGASLAQVVGTLIWSVLCIWNVKKHFGFFTFAQLRG